In one Rutidosis leptorrhynchoides isolate AG116_Rl617_1_P2 chromosome 8, CSIRO_AGI_Rlap_v1, whole genome shotgun sequence genomic region, the following are encoded:
- the LOC139861237 gene encoding coronatine-insensitive protein 1-like yields the protein MDDRSYTSNQRIHGMSDVVFECVLAYIHDSRDRQSISLVCRRLYELEAQTRKHVTIALCYTATPKQLHRRFPYLESLKLKGKPRAAMYNLIPEDWGGFATPWVEELTKSFTCLKAIHFRRMIVKDTDLELLARERGHVLQVLKLDKCSGFSTDGLLQICRSCRNLRVLFLEESQVIEKDGDWVHELAMNNSVLETLNFYMTELSQVSFKDLELIAKRCKSLVSVKIADCELLDLVGFFRSAVSLEEFSGGCFNHQAEEYASMVYPSGLCRLGLNYMSTNELPIVYPFASRLKKLDLLYALLDTEDHCLLLQRCPLLEVLETRNVIGDRGMEVLARCCKKMKRLRIERGADEQELEDEEGVVSQRGLTAIAQGCPDLEYIAVYVSDITNAALESMGSNLKNLCDFRLVLLDKEEVITDLPLDNGIRSLLSGCTKLRRFALYLRPGGLTDVGLTYIGQHSQNIRWMLLGYLGESDTGLLGFSRGCPSLQKLEVRGCCFSENALAMAVLQLRSLRYLWVQGYRGSKSGFDLFAMVRPFWNIEIIPPRKVNNGGEGREMEHPAHILAYYSLAGPRSDFPPSVFPLESIAQ from the exons ATGGATGATCGGAGCTACACATCCAACCAACGGATCCACGGTATGTCCGATGTCGTGTTCGAGTGTGTTTTAGCATATATACACGACTCACGTGACCGGCAATCAATCTCGTTAGTCTGCCGGCGATTATATGAACTTGAAGCTCAGACACGTAAGCACGTGACGATAGCTTTATGTTACACCGCCACACCTAAACAACTTCATCGGAGATTTCCATATTTAGAATCTTTAAAGCTAAAAGGAAAGCCACGCGCCGCCATGTATAACTTGATACCGGAAGATTGGGGTGGGTTTGCTACGCCGTGGGTGGAGGAGCTTACAAAATCATTTACTTGTTTAAAAGCTATTCACTTTAGAAGAATGATTGTGAAAGATACGGATCTTGAATTACTAGCACGTGAGCGTGGGCACGTGCTTCAAGTTCTTAAACTTGATAAATGCTCTGGGTTTTCTACTGATGGGCTTTTGCAAATTTGTAGATCTTGCAG GAACCTTAGAGTGTTGTTTTTAGAAGAAAGCCAAGTAATAGAAAAGGATGGAGACTGGGTACATGAGCTTGCAATGAACAATAGTGTACTTGAAACATTGAACTTTTACATGACCGAACTTTCACAAGTTAGTTTTAAAGATCTTGAACTGATAGCTAAAAGATGCAAATCTTTAGTATCAGTCAAAATAGCTGATTGTGAACTCTTGGATCTTGTTGGTTTCTTTCGGTCTGCTGTTTCACTTGAAGAATTTAGTGGTGGTTGCTTTAATCATCAAGCCGAGGAGTACGCTTCTATGGTATACCCATCGGGATTATGTCGTTTGGGTCTTAATTACATGAGTACTAATGAATTGCCCATTGTGTACCCGTTTGCTTCTCGCCTTAAAAAATTGGATCTTCTTTATGCCCTTCTTGACACCGAGGATCATTGCCTCTTGCTCCAACGGTGTCCCTTACTCGAAGTTCTTGAG ACAAGAAATGTAATCGGAGACCGTGGAATGGAAGTTTTAGCACGTTGTTGCAAGAAAATGAAACGTCTCAGAATCGAAAGAGGAGCCGATGAACAAGAATTGGAGGACGAAGAAGGCGTTGTTTCTCAACGAGGGTTAACCGCCATAGCACAAGGTTGTCCCGATTTAGAATATATCGCTGTGTACGTATCCGACATTACAAACGCAGCTCTAGAATCCATGGGATCAAACTTGAAAAACCTGTGCGATTTTCGTTTAGTCTTGCTCGATAAAGAGGAAGTTATTACAGATTTGCCACTCGATAATGGAATCCGTTCTTTACTAAGTGGCTGCACAAAACTTAGGAGATTTGCACTTTATCTAAGACCCGGGGGGTTAACCGACGTGGGTTTGACTTATATTGGTCAACACAGTCAGAATATAAGGTGGATGTTGTTGGGGTATTTAGGAGAATCTGATACCGGGCTTTTAGGGTTTTCGAGAGGCTGCCCGAGTTTACAAAAACTTGAAGTACGAGGTTGTTGTTTTAGCGAAAACGCACTTGCTATGGCGGTTTTACAGTTGAGGTCGTTAAGATATTTATGGGTACAAGGTTATAGGGGGTCTAAAAGTGGGTTTGATCTGTTTGCAATGGTGCGCCCGTTTTGGAATATCGAAATAATTCCTCCGAGAAAGGTTAATAACGGTGGTGAAGGTAGAGAAATGGAACATCCTGCACATATACTTGCTTATTACTCGCTTGCGGGACCCAGATCTGATTTCCCGCCTTCTGTTTTTCCGCTCGAATCCATTGCTCAATGA